The following are encoded together in the Lathyrus oleraceus cultivar Zhongwan6 chromosome 3, CAAS_Psat_ZW6_1.0, whole genome shotgun sequence genome:
- the LOC127130372 gene encoding uncharacterized mitochondrial protein AtMg00820-like: MAESEPVNEEEALSDPKWICAMKEELESIEKNGTWELVDLPLGKKPIGVRWVYKVKANPKGEVIKHKARLVAKGFLQREGIDYEEVFTPVARLETLRLVVGIAHSNN, encoded by the coding sequence ATGGCCGAATCCGAACCGGTAAATGAGGAAGAAGCCTTAAGTGATCCTAAGTGGATATGTGCAATGAAAGAGGAGCTGGAATCTATTGAGAAAAATGGTACTTGGGAGTTGGTCGATTTACCACTTGGAAAGAAACCGATAGGTGTGCGATGGGTCTATAAGGTTAAAGCAAATCCCAAAGGTGAAGTAATCAAGCACAAAGCTCGATTAGTGGCGAAGGGGTTCTTGCAACGAGAAGGTATAGACTATGAGGAGGTATTCACACCGGTGGCTAGATTAGAGACTCTTCGTTTGGTTGTTGGTATTGCGCATAGCAACAATTAG